A stretch of Microbacterium sp. LWH3-1.2 DNA encodes these proteins:
- a CDS encoding class I SAM-dependent methyltransferase, producing the protein MAAPIESSSILPDAPARPFWLTPASYWLPAHYPVSAWTSHAPFAAWLTDTLRPSEIVELGTHFGFSCFAFAEAARRLGMATTIHALDSWKGDDHAGFYSSDVYEYVRTTASADYPDSVRLERGYFHESRRRFGDGFSDVLHIDGRHGYEDVREDYSDWIGVVRDGGVVLFHDIAERENGFGVWRLWEELAEPGRSFTFHHGHGLGVLAVGTVTDGRLGELFTADETTADRVRADFVRLGERVQRQAWLESLPAELEEVWAEVRQRAAHEAALEEALQGSSAHIAELKSSTSWRVTAPLRAAGRVVHRRR; encoded by the coding sequence ATGGCCGCACCAATCGAGAGCAGCAGCATCCTTCCTGATGCCCCGGCCAGACCGTTCTGGCTGACCCCCGCGTCGTACTGGCTGCCGGCGCACTACCCGGTGTCGGCGTGGACCTCGCACGCGCCGTTCGCAGCGTGGCTGACCGACACGCTGCGACCGTCGGAGATCGTCGAGCTCGGCACCCACTTCGGATTCTCCTGCTTCGCGTTCGCCGAGGCGGCCCGCCGATTGGGCATGGCGACCACCATTCATGCGTTGGATAGCTGGAAGGGGGACGACCACGCCGGGTTTTACAGCTCCGACGTGTACGAGTATGTCCGGACGACCGCGTCCGCCGACTACCCTGATTCCGTGCGGCTCGAACGCGGGTACTTCCATGAGTCCCGCCGTCGATTCGGAGACGGGTTCTCCGACGTCTTGCACATCGACGGTCGTCATGGCTACGAGGACGTCCGCGAGGACTACAGCGACTGGATTGGCGTGGTACGGGACGGCGGCGTCGTGCTCTTCCACGACATCGCCGAACGCGAGAACGGGTTCGGCGTCTGGCGGCTGTGGGAGGAGCTCGCAGAGCCGGGCCGGTCGTTCACCTTCCATCATGGGCACGGGCTTGGGGTGCTCGCCGTTGGGACCGTAACGGACGGCCGTCTGGGCGAGCTGTTCACTGCAGACGAGACCACCGCGGACCGCGTGCGCGCGGACTTCGTGCGGCTCGGGGAGAGAGTGCAGCGGCAGGCATGGCTGGAATCTCTCCCGGCCGAGCTTGAGGAGGTCTGGGCCGAGGTTCGCCAGCGTGCCGCCCACGAGGCGGCGCTCGAGGAGGCGCTGCAGGGCAGTTCGGCACACATCGCCGAGCTGAAATCGAGCACCAGCTGGCGCGTCACCGCCCCACTGCGAGCGGCTGGGCGCGTGGTCCACCGCCGTCGCTGA
- a CDS encoding glycosyltransferase, protein MTVGRRSRTVQRVLYPADDQAPVALYLGAVSDGVQYERSTLHLPARSRASLNAYFAAFPAALWMRVAAVGSVTFSGEARGTVVVRVSVRNATGIAVHTLTAEDGPFSLRMALMPGDEWVWAEVETGEVNVTLSDLSWDLDEADMGSAAVCITTHDRPGDCVQVLAALARDDEALRYLDHVIVVDQGSSRVRNEPEFAAVSESLGARLRTIEQANLGGSGGFSRGMLEAVGAGADHVILLDDDVRLEPESVRRMISLAARASTPVVVGAHMLDLLHPTRLHSWGERVDRSRFEWAPVAPVLQDVELAARDVTAMPADAHVEFNGWWMCLIPATAIRTLGAALPYFIKWDDTEYALRAAAAGIPTVTMPGAALWHLPWTGKDDGLDWQAYFQLRNRIVTALLHARTRRGGSILRGTFALDVNHVLCMQYGSAAARRLALADVLRGPSHLDETLATRVAELHDLMERAAQVVVPDGELPRPRSSRGPVRPRGASRSLGRLIRVAAHQGRRVTGSDPTAVDAHLARGEGKWWALGMLDSATVESATGRGSFVARRRPRVAVALLRDALLLRVRLWRDWPRLARLYRTAAPGLSDARAWSVRYGEIDPPRIASVALSPPGDRGDSAG, encoded by the coding sequence ATGACGGTGGGGCGCCGATCCCGGACGGTTCAGCGGGTACTGTACCCCGCAGACGACCAAGCCCCGGTCGCGCTCTATCTCGGCGCGGTATCCGACGGAGTTCAGTATGAGCGATCTACTCTGCACTTGCCGGCCCGCAGCCGCGCGTCGCTGAACGCCTATTTCGCGGCCTTCCCTGCGGCGCTGTGGATGCGGGTTGCGGCGGTCGGGAGCGTGACCTTTTCGGGTGAAGCGCGAGGAACCGTGGTCGTGCGGGTATCGGTGCGCAACGCGACCGGGATCGCGGTTCACACGCTGACGGCCGAGGACGGTCCATTCTCGCTCCGCATGGCACTGATGCCCGGCGACGAATGGGTCTGGGCCGAAGTGGAGACGGGCGAGGTTAACGTCACCCTGAGTGACCTGAGCTGGGACCTCGACGAGGCCGACATGGGATCGGCGGCGGTGTGCATCACGACGCATGATCGGCCGGGGGACTGTGTGCAGGTGCTCGCGGCCCTCGCTCGAGACGACGAGGCACTGCGTTACCTGGATCATGTGATTGTCGTGGACCAGGGGAGTAGCCGCGTGCGAAATGAGCCCGAGTTCGCGGCCGTCTCGGAGTCTTTGGGCGCGCGGCTCCGCACCATCGAGCAGGCCAACCTCGGCGGTTCGGGCGGCTTCAGCCGGGGGATGCTGGAGGCCGTGGGAGCGGGCGCCGACCACGTGATCCTCCTCGACGACGACGTGCGGCTCGAGCCCGAGTCCGTGCGTCGCATGATCTCGCTGGCCGCTCGTGCGAGCACCCCCGTGGTGGTCGGAGCGCACATGCTGGACCTCCTGCATCCGACCCGGCTCCACTCATGGGGTGAGCGGGTCGACCGCTCGCGGTTCGAGTGGGCCCCCGTGGCACCGGTTCTGCAAGATGTGGAGCTCGCTGCCCGGGATGTCACCGCGATGCCCGCGGACGCGCACGTGGAGTTCAACGGCTGGTGGATGTGTCTCATCCCAGCCACGGCGATCCGCACGCTCGGCGCCGCGCTGCCCTACTTCATCAAATGGGACGACACCGAGTACGCGCTCCGGGCGGCAGCCGCCGGGATCCCCACCGTGACCATGCCCGGTGCTGCACTGTGGCATCTCCCGTGGACCGGCAAGGACGACGGGCTCGACTGGCAAGCGTACTTCCAGCTGCGTAACCGCATCGTGACGGCTCTGCTCCACGCACGGACGCGGCGGGGCGGCAGCATCCTGCGCGGGACCTTTGCGCTCGATGTCAACCACGTGCTCTGCATGCAGTACGGATCGGCCGCCGCGCGACGGCTGGCGTTGGCCGACGTCTTGCGCGGGCCGTCGCATCTGGACGAGACCTTGGCGACCCGCGTCGCGGAGCTCCACGACCTGATGGAGCGTGCGGCCCAGGTCGTGGTTCCGGACGGCGAGCTGCCGCGACCGCGGTCCTCGCGGGGCCCTGTGCGCCCCCGCGGAGCGTCACGCTCGCTTGGCCGGCTGATCCGCGTCGCCGCCCATCAAGGTCGGCGCGTCACTGGGTCGGATCCCACCGCCGTGGACGCACACCTCGCGCGGGGGGAGGGCAAGTGGTGGGCGTTGGGGATGCTCGATTCCGCCACGGTTGAGAGCGCGACCGGACGCGGGTCGTTCGTGGCTCGCCGGCGGCCGCGCGTGGCGGTGGCGCTGCTTCGTGACGCTCTCCTTCTGCGAGTTCGGCTTTGGCGCGACTGGCCGCGCCTCGCGCGCCTCTATCGGACGGCGGCGCCGGGACTTTCGGACGCGCGCGCATGGTCGGTGCGGTATGGCGAGATCGATCCACCGCGCATCGCGTCGGTCGCGCTATCGCCACCGGGCGACCGGGGAGACAGTGCGGGCTGA
- a CDS encoding glycosyltransferase family 4 protein encodes MTTTRDRSRVLLVSGDPIGRRMAGPAIRVWNMAEVLAQHCDVRVVSWLPIERESNRFELAFVRETDDRAMQEHEAWADVIVVQGMGFRIFPSIARTEKIVVADLYDPFQLEQLEMNKYSEPGKWAEEVTKAVSLLNEQIARADCFLAASEEQRSLWLGNLSALGRLNPATYLADPTFESLVRVVPFGLDPVAPLQRRHGIKGTVPGIEATDRVLIWGGGIYNWFDPVTLVGAMGLIADTHPDIKLFFLSARHFNPDVPDMKALADAVEAAERLGVLDRTVFFNESWVDYESRADFLLDADLGVSTHLWHAETRFSFRTRILDYMWAGLPIVSTEGDVFAELIERRGLGAVVPTGDAQAAADAIVGLLADPVRYAEMRRRIEAVRDEFTWPRVLAPLVEYCIDPQPAADRGEVFARRRSVSRGSFDRILVMPRGFRRDVALLRYYLGRGGTKLVAEKIQERRTRRAR; translated from the coding sequence ATGACAACCACACGCGACAGGTCGCGCGTCCTCCTCGTCAGCGGCGACCCCATCGGCCGGCGCATGGCCGGCCCTGCCATTCGTGTCTGGAACATGGCCGAGGTGCTTGCGCAGCACTGCGATGTCCGCGTGGTCTCCTGGCTCCCGATCGAGCGCGAGTCGAATCGGTTCGAGCTGGCGTTCGTTCGCGAGACGGACGACCGCGCGATGCAGGAGCACGAAGCTTGGGCCGACGTCATCGTCGTCCAGGGCATGGGCTTCCGAATCTTCCCCTCCATCGCGCGCACCGAGAAGATCGTGGTAGCCGACCTGTACGACCCGTTCCAGCTCGAGCAGCTCGAGATGAACAAGTACAGCGAGCCCGGGAAGTGGGCCGAGGAGGTCACGAAGGCCGTCTCGCTTCTCAATGAGCAGATCGCGCGCGCCGACTGCTTCCTCGCCGCGTCGGAAGAGCAGCGCAGCCTCTGGCTCGGCAACCTGTCGGCTCTCGGCCGACTCAACCCCGCCACCTACCTCGCGGATCCGACGTTCGAATCGCTGGTGCGGGTCGTGCCGTTCGGCCTGGACCCCGTCGCACCATTGCAGCGGCGCCACGGCATCAAGGGGACGGTGCCAGGCATCGAAGCGACGGACAGGGTGCTAATCTGGGGCGGGGGGATCTACAACTGGTTCGACCCCGTCACGCTCGTGGGTGCGATGGGACTCATCGCGGACACGCATCCCGATATCAAGCTGTTCTTTCTCAGCGCGCGCCACTTCAATCCCGACGTCCCCGACATGAAGGCGCTCGCCGACGCCGTCGAAGCAGCCGAGCGGTTGGGCGTACTCGATCGGACCGTGTTCTTCAATGAGTCCTGGGTCGACTACGAGTCACGCGCGGACTTCCTCCTCGATGCCGACCTCGGCGTCAGCACGCACCTCTGGCATGCCGAGACGCGGTTCTCGTTCCGCACCAGGATCCTCGACTACATGTGGGCTGGACTGCCCATCGTTTCGACGGAGGGTGACGTCTTCGCCGAGCTGATCGAGCGGCGGGGGCTGGGAGCCGTTGTCCCGACCGGCGACGCACAGGCCGCGGCCGACGCCATCGTCGGGCTGCTCGCAGATCCGGTCCGCTACGCCGAGATGCGACGCCGCATTGAGGCGGTGCGCGACGAGTTCACGTGGCCACGCGTGCTCGCACCCCTGGTCGAGTACTGCATCGACCCGCAGCCAGCCGCCGATCGCGGGGAGGTGTTCGCTCGGCGTCGCTCGGTCTCGCGCGGTTCCTTCGATCGGATCCTCGTAATGCCGCGAGGATTTCGACGTGATGTCGCACTCCTGCGGTACTACCTCGGCCGCGGCGGGACCAAACTCGTCGCGGAGAAGATCCAGGAACGCCGTACGCGGCGCGCGCGCTGA